The Brachypodium distachyon strain Bd21 chromosome 4, Brachypodium_distachyon_v3.0, whole genome shotgun sequence nucleotide sequence AGGGTCATTGAGCAAtgcattttcattttgttATTTTCCATGTTTACTTATCCTATAAAGGCATGATGAGTCGTGTAATATGTTAGGTTTGCATCATTTACTAATGTCCAGTTTGTCTGTCAGGTAGTTCTAGCAACAAATATTGCAGAGACTTCTGTAACAATACCTGGTATTAAATATGTTATTGATCCTGGGATGGTCAAAGCACGCGCCTACAATCCTGTTACTGGAATGGAGTCCCTTATCATCATCCCAGTCTCTAAAGCACAGGCTCTTCAAAGGAGGTAAGAACTTTCAATCATATTTAATTCCTGTGTGCTTCTTCTTACCTTGTCATTCTTCACTCAGTGGCCGTGCTGGACGGGAGGGGCCAGGGAAGTGCTTCCGATTATTCCAAGAATGTGAGTTTGATAAACTGGCGGAATCTACAGTTCCTGAGATTAAGCGATGTAACCTCTCGAATGTTGTACTACAGCTCAAAGCTCTTGGAATTGATGACATCATAGGTTTTGATTTCATGGAGAAACCATCCAGGTGagtttacttcttttttttcatacataAGGGAAAAGATAGCCCCAATCTGATTACAACATAGTGAAGCATCATACAAGAAGTGCATTTGacatgcaaaagaaaattgttCCTATGAAGTTTATCTGGCAATGGGGAAACTTGATGTTTTGTTTCATGTGTCCTGCTGTGTTTAGTTATATACTAGACAACTGCTGTCTATGCAAAACTCAAATACGATAGCAATGAGAAGACACACACTAGTCATTTATTTTGTAACAGTGTGAAGTATTTGATTACTTATCACAATGATCCCAGCTTAAATTTGTCAGGTAAAACAAACTCCTGCCCTGACTTGTTAAGTTGTTACCTTATGAATGCATTCATTGGAAACTTCGAACAGAATATTTCGCAAGCTTTGTAGTAATCTGCTTTGTATGGACACATAGTTTTGCTAATTGCACCAAACTTACTGCAGGACATCCATTTTGAAATCATTGGAGCAGTTGATTTTACTAGGAGCTTTGACTGATGATTATAAGCTCTCAGATCCAGTTGGTAAACAGATGGCTAGGCTGCCTTTGGATCCAATGTACTCCAAGGCATTGATAGTATCAAACGAATTCAAGTGCTTGGAAGAAATGTTGATAGTTGTTTCTATGCTTTCAGTGGAATCAATTTTCTTCACCCCACGCGAGAAGTTAGAAGAGGTATTCTCGTGAATCCCTTCCAACTGGTTTAATGTATGTTCCACACTAGGTTCCTATTTGAAATTAGTTACATTGCAATGATGCCattgcatgcatttttttagaCATGTTGCAACACCAGGGAGGGTTACAAAAACTACAGGGAACCATTTACCTGTTTTTCTGTCCTGGATAAACAGTATCCTAGTTGCGTATAGTTGTTTTGAGGtatttttgttgatttgagTGGTATTCGTTCTTACATGTTTGAACTTGAAAACGCTAGTAGAGAACTTTGAAGAAAATTGGGAGAGTGGACTTTGGGTAGAGGGATGAGTAGTTACTGTCTCCTGGAGTGGGtttgtattttatttcataATCGAGTTTTTACATCCCTGGGCCAGGCACTACATGATTTTCTGATTCGTGGTGACCTGATTTTGATCATTGATTAATAAATATATTTGATCAACACGACCTTAATTTCATCGAATATTCATATACTGTTACGGTACCAGAATGGAGTACTCTGCTGCAACACTTGTTGTCACTCACCCTCCCTGTTGGTTGCCCCTGTTGCTAGAAAGATTCAAGCATTCATTGCTCCTATTATTAAGGCCCAAGGCCAAAAATTTTGGTGCCACAGAATTTGGTAATGgttgttgattttgttttcataGTTATGTGGTGGAACcttactgttttttttagggtttaCCTTTAGCCTTGAACTTCTCATGATTTTCCATTTGGTACCAAAGAGGAATTCTAAGCTTCAACTTATAATTGATTGGCTCATCCCTTGTTGAGTCTGAGATCAACAAATCCAGTGTGTTCCCACTATCTGTCTTTTTCTCGAGAAACTACAAGTGCACTTATTGATCATTTTACCTTATTCCCCGTTCAGGCAAGAGCTGCTAGGAAGAGTTTTGAAAGCTCTGAAGGAGACCATATAACTTTGGTGAATGTATATCGAGCTGCTTTGGAATGCTTGGAAAAGAGCAAAAGTGCAAATGCCAAAGAAAAGACAATGGAGAAGGCTCTGAACAGATGGTGCTGGGAAAACTTCATCAATTACCGCTCTTTAAGACATGCTCGTGATGTTCACAGGTTAGTATTATATTATTATTCTTAATTGAAGGCTTTAACTACTGGATCAGATTAGACAGAACATGATTATTCATTATATGCAGTTAAGCATTCTCTTAAATGATGAGTTGGGGAAAACTATGTCTGATATGGATCTGGCTGATCGTAACTGTTGAAGTATCAGTATATTGGTCGCATTTTCCCACCCGCTTAACCTGTTGGGTGAATGGTTGGTGCATGGAACTCGATAGGGTATCAAACCTCTTGCTAACACAAATTTGATACTAAAAAGTAATTGCAGCCCACGTGAGCACAATGGCCTTTCCGGAGTTTGTTAAGTTATTTAACAATGCTGCAATGAACAGTAATTGCAGCCCACATGAGCACAATGGCCTTCCTGGAGGTTGTTAGCTTATTTAACAATGATGTAATAGTCtcttacccgcaaaaaaaaaaccaatgaTGTAATAGTCTCGAACAGTGCCATGAGTTTGTAGCATTAGCACACAGAATATTTTAGTGGATGGATTTATTTGTTGAATTTATATTGCCATTTTTCTAGGACTACCAGCAAAGATTCAAAATTAAACCCAATATATTAGACATTAAGAAAAATCTGAGAAGCTCGTCCAGTTCAGGAATTTCAGAGTACAGTGAGCTGACATAGGAATTTCCTGTCTGCTGCAGTCAAATTCAGGGCCACGTCCAACAGATGGGGCTTTACGTGTCATCTTGTGGAGATGACATGGTTCAGTTTCGGAGATGCCTCACTGCTGCTTTCTTCTTGAATGCAGCAATGCGACAGCCAGACGGATCATTCAGGTACAACTACAATTATGTATCTGCCTTGTTGAATCCAAATAACTCGTCGCCTTTATTCTTTCCTCCCTACGCTCTTAGACCACTAACAAAATCTAAGTTGCATTTCGTTATTACGAACCAAAACATGAATACTGATTTAGCATCATGTATGCTCGGTAGTTCATCTATACATGTGAAAGTTGTATGCTCCAAGCTCATGGTTTCATCTGTTGATTGGTAGGGCTCTTGCAACCGGTCAGAGCGTGCAGATGCATCCTTCGTCGGTGCTCTTCCGGACCAAGCCGGACTGCGTCATCTTCAACGAGCTGGTCCGGACAACCCAGAACTACGTCAAGAACCTGAGCCGGATTGATCCCCTGTGGCTTGCTGAACTCGCCCCGCAGTACTACGCCACTGAGGACtgacttcttttttctgatcCATAGCCATGGTTTATTGTAACAATCATGTAACAGATGGGGCTCTGTTATGTTGACATGCAGAGCCATGAAGGGCTGCTGTGTTGTTAATCTAGAAATGTAATGTTTATCTGAAACAACCATAAGTAGCGAGTACCAAAAGTgttacattgaatgtactcccgtggatttgtatagaatCTTATataaattcacgtcacttattttgggacggagggagcagaagATACTATAACTAGTTGGCCAAAGAAAAATGTTGTGTGAAATCAAGGTAGTTGTTTATTTTCTAAGGAAAATCGACATCATTTTGATGACACATTTAAActagtttttttaaaatcacATTTGTACTGGTATTCTACCATGTtctttattaaaaaaaagtttgtacTAAGAGTATGGACCTAAATAAGCACCGAGATGGCGAGATAGCGATTGCTTCAGACTCGGTCAGTACAAAATTCACTTACTAACTATGTTTCAATTATATGTATATTTGGGTTTGTCTTAAGTCTAAGCTTGTCGATTTTCACTAa carries:
- the LOC100821046 gene encoding pre-mRNA-splicing factor ATP-dependent RNA helicase DEAH10, whose translation is MPSFSSGASPQKQQHNARRKQLIRQQRKSLPIASVKKRLVEEVKKNDTLIVVGETGSGKTTQLPQFLYDAGFCQDGKVIGITQPRRVAAVTVAKRVAEECNDQLGKKVGYSIRFDDSTSNATRIKYMTDGLLLREALLDPLLSKYSVIVVDEAHERTVHTDVLLGLLKKVQRSRSICADKNGKTSSDRQDHSQSSTLKACQGIKYAPLKLIIMSASLDAKCFSDYFGGAKAVHIQGRQYPVDTLYTYQPESDYLDATLVTIFQIHLEEGPGDILAFLTGQEEIESLERLIQERARQLPPDSTKIWTTPIYSSLPSEQQMNAFKPAQAGARKVVLATNIAETSVTIPGIKYVIDPGMVKARAYNPVTGMESLIIIPVSKAQALQRSGRAGREGPGKCFRLFQECEFDKLAESTVPEIKRCNLSNVVLQLKALGIDDIIGFDFMEKPSRTSILKSLEQLILLGALTDDYKLSDPVGKQMARLPLDPMYSKALIVSNEFKCLEEMLIVVSMLSVESIFFTPREKLEEARAARKSFESSEGDHITLVNVYRAALECLEKSKSANAKEKTMEKALNRWCWENFINYRSLRHARDVHSQIQGHVQQMGLYVSSCGDDMVQFRRCLTAAFFLNAAMRQPDGSFRALATGQSVQMHPSSVLFRTKPDCVIFNELVRTTQNYVKNLSRIDPLWLAELAPQYYATED